One part of the Nitrosophilus kaiyonis genome encodes these proteins:
- a CDS encoding arginyltransferase, translating into MKREFKENESIDYCVLDYECPYLPDKKTRMYYRFIPKATKDLVTNLIQRGWRRFGFSYFHPICKDCNECKSLRIDVKNFKPSRSQRRAIKKNRDTQIIIRTPTISFEHIELYNKYHKFKAKKSGWKYTEIDLQTYYEEFVVGAHNFGKEVLYFYDKKLIGVDLIDIVDDGISSIYFFYDPDFEKLSLGIYSLLIQIDIAKKLNLDWIYLGYWVNGCKSFAYKTQFKPYELLDGFPKSCEIPNWEKRD; encoded by the coding sequence ATGAAGAGAGAGTTTAAAGAAAATGAATCTATAGATTATTGCGTTCTTGATTATGAGTGTCCCTATTTGCCAGATAAAAAGACAAGAATGTATTATAGATTTATCCCAAAGGCTACTAAAGATCTTGTTACCAATCTAATTCAAAGAGGATGGAGAAGATTTGGATTTTCCTATTTTCATCCTATTTGTAAAGATTGTAATGAGTGTAAAAGCTTAAGAATAGATGTTAAAAACTTTAAACCTTCACGTAGTCAAAGAAGAGCTATTAAAAAAAACAGAGATACTCAGATTATTATTAGAACACCAACTATCTCTTTTGAACATATTGAACTTTATAATAAATATCATAAGTTTAAAGCAAAAAAGAGTGGTTGGAAATATACAGAAATTGATCTGCAAACATATTATGAAGAGTTTGTAGTAGGAGCTCACAATTTTGGAAAAGAGGTTCTATATTTTTATGATAAAAAATTAATTGGTGTTGATTTAATTGATATTGTAGATGATGGAATAAGTTCCATCTACTTTTTTTATGACCCAGATTTTGAAAAACTATCTTTAGGAATTTACTCTTTACTTATTCAGATTGATATAGCTAAAAAATTAAATCTTGATTGGATATATTTAGGATATTGGGTTAATGGATGTAAATCTTTTGCATATAAAACTCAATTTAAACCATATGAACTTCTTGATGGATTTCCTAAAAGTTGCGAAATTCCAAATTGGGAAAAAAGAGATTAA
- a CDS encoding CTP synthase: MTKYIFVTGGVLSSLGKGISSASIGTLLKHSGLSVSILKIDPYINVDPGTMSPLEHGEVFVTADGAETDLDIGHYERFLNVKLSKKNNFTTGQVYLSVIKRERKGDYLGKTIQVVPHIVDEIKNRIKKAGKGHDVLIVELGGTVGDIEGLPFLEAIRELTHDLGPHKAYNIHVTLVPYIKAAGELKTKPTQHSVQELRRIGITPDMIIARCEKPLPKELKEKIARSCGIDIHAVIEARDAETIYKVPLNFLRENILYPISKQFRLGELHPNMDEWDILVKKIIAPKDEVNIAFVGKYLGLKESYKSLTEALVHAGANLDTRVNINWVDSELIEAEGSKELLKNADGILVAGGFGERGVEGKIEAIKYARENKIPYLGICLGMQLSIIEFARNVLGIKEANSMEFDPNTEYPFIYLIDEFIDQSGQKQIRTHTSPMGGTMRLGEYACIVKPNTKLWEAYNHQEIIYERHRHRYEANPKYRQILEDAGMVVSGESKEGLIEAVEIEKHPWFVGVQFHPEFTSHLQNPNPLIKAFIENSLKNRETI; encoded by the coding sequence ATGACAAAATATATTTTTGTAACAGGTGGTGTATTAAGTTCTCTTGGGAAAGGAATATCAAGTGCTAGTATAGGAACTCTTTTAAAACATTCAGGGCTTAGTGTTTCAATACTCAAAATTGATCCATATATAAATGTTGACCCAGGAACTATGAGCCCACTTGAGCATGGGGAAGTTTTTGTTACAGCAGATGGCGCAGAAACAGACCTTGATATTGGGCATTATGAGAGATTTTTAAATGTGAAACTTTCAAAAAAGAATAATTTTACAACAGGTCAAGTTTATCTATCTGTTATAAAAAGAGAGAGAAAAGGTGATTATCTTGGAAAAACTATCCAAGTTGTTCCTCATATAGTAGATGAGATAAAAAACAGAATAAAAAAAGCTGGAAAAGGCCACGATGTTTTAATCGTAGAATTGGGTGGTACTGTTGGCGATATTGAAGGACTTCCTTTTTTAGAGGCGATAAGAGAATTGACTCATGATTTAGGGCCTCATAAAGCATATAATATTCATGTAACACTTGTTCCTTATATAAAAGCAGCAGGTGAATTAAAAACTAAACCAACTCAGCATAGTGTTCAGGAGTTAAGAAGAATAGGTATAACTCCAGATATGATAATTGCAAGATGTGAAAAGCCTCTTCCAAAAGAGCTTAAAGAAAAGATTGCAAGAAGTTGCGGTATTGATATACATGCGGTAATTGAGGCAAGAGATGCTGAAACTATTTATAAAGTTCCACTAAATTTCTTAAGAGAAAATATCTTATATCCTATTTCAAAACAGTTTAGGCTAGGAGAACTTCATCCAAATATGGATGAGTGGGATATTTTGGTTAAAAAGATTATTGCTCCTAAAGATGAGGTAAATATTGCTTTTGTAGGAAAATATTTAGGTCTTAAAGAGTCATATAAATCTTTAACAGAGGCTTTGGTACATGCTGGGGCTAATCTTGATACAAGAGTAAATATAAATTGGGTTGATAGCGAATTAATTGAAGCTGAGGGTAGTAAAGAGTTACTAAAAAATGCAGATGGTATTTTGGTAGCTGGAGGATTTGGAGAAAGAGGTGTTGAAGGAAAAATAGAGGCAATTAAATATGCAAGAGAAAATAAAATTCCATATCTTGGAATATGTCTTGGAATGCAGCTTTCAATCATAGAGTTTGCTAGAAATGTACTTGGTATAAAAGAGGCAAATTCTATGGAATTTGATCCAAATACTGAGTATCCATTTATATATTTAATAGATGAATTTATTGATCAATCTGGGCAAAAGCAGATAAGAACTCACACTTCACCAATGGGTGGAACTATGAGACTTGGAGAGTATGCTTGTATAGTTAAACCAAATACTAAACTTTGGGAAGCTTATAATCATCAAGAGATAATTTATGAAAGACATAGACACAGATATGAAGCCAATCCAAAATATAGACAAATTTTAGAAGATGCAGGTATGGTAGTAAGTGGTGAGAGTAAAGAAGGGCTTATTGAAGCTGTTGAAATTGAAAAGCATCCATGGTTTGTAGGAGTACAGTTTCATCCTGAATTTACTTCGCATTTACAAAATCCAAATCCACTAATAAAAGCATTTATCGAAAACTCTTTAAAAAATAGAGAAACTATTTAA
- a CDS encoding rhodanese-like domain-containing protein, translating into MGKLTEFEQTVAQRIKEQIELNKQKDELGNVDLQKAMELVKEAGAILLDVRPPAKVTGENAEEADIPDAYYTPYNEFTEYLDILPEDKTTVIVTACLKGLFASRVKAYLEVLGYENVFVFTGNIEDWIASHKAHKGEI; encoded by the coding sequence ATGGGAAAATTAACAGAATTTGAACAAACAGTAGCTCAAAGAATCAAAGAGCAAATAGAGTTAAATAAACAAAAAGATGAACTTGGAAATGTTGATCTACAAAAAGCAATGGAGCTTGTTAAAGAAGCAGGAGCAATTTTGCTTGATGTTAGACCACCTGCAAAAGTAACTGGAGAAAATGCGGAAGAAGCTGATATTCCAGATGCATATTATACTCCATATAATGAATTTACAGAGTATCTTGATATATTGCCAGAAGATAAAACAACCGTTATTGTAACTGCTTGTTTAAAAGGTCTATTTGCAAGCAGAGTAAAAGCATATTTAGAAGTTTTAGGCTATGAAAATGTTTTTGTATTTACTGGAAATATAGAAGATTGGATAGCTTCACACAAAGCTCATAAAGGTGAGATATAA
- a CDS encoding FAD/NAD(P)-binding oxidoreductase: MDKKDIKKLQEVQEVIEETLKSEGLSRRDALKLMGLSTAGVMVGGSSKLHAEEQGKKTDAKAHIVIVGGGAGGIMAAARLRRAAGNAKITIIAPNDLHLYQPGQVFMAAGLYKADDIKKPNADLMPSGVKWIKDKVMEFDPDNNQVITAKNGKIKYDFLVVAVGISYQYEQIEGLTKDMLGKNGIASVYLNDPETGSVKGGEITWAWFNQMRDAAKKASKEKPINVICTQPNTPIKCGGAPQKILYLSNDFLRGNGPVGGEDVHMNAKFYFTKGKGSKLFGIKEYNETLTNIVQPMYGNIENKWNHNLVKIDANKKIATFHHTYQVKGEWDPDLEEYEMITKEEMVEMPYDFIHIVPPMSASNEFKTSPLAWQKGTGKGWMEADMYTLQHRRYKNVFGIGDVLGIPKGKTGGSARHHGPILQENLISVMEGKEPTAKFDGYTVCPLKTQYGKIMLAEFNYGTKPAPSFPILDPAKPRWIWWAFDLYMLKPMYWHLMMRGLM, translated from the coding sequence ATGGACAAAAAAGATATCAAAAAGCTTCAAGAGGTTCAAGAAGTTATTGAAGAGACTCTTAAAAGTGAAGGACTCTCAAGAAGAGATGCATTAAAGTTAATGGGTTTAAGTACAGCTGGAGTTATGGTTGGAGGCTCTTCAAAACTGCATGCTGAAGAACAGGGTAAAAAAACAGATGCAAAAGCTCACATTGTTATAGTAGGTGGTGGAGCTGGTGGAATAATGGCTGCTGCAAGATTGAGACGTGCAGCTGGAAATGCAAAAATTACTATTATTGCTCCTAATGATCTTCATCTTTATCAACCTGGACAAGTTTTTATGGCTGCTGGTCTTTATAAAGCAGATGATATAAAAAAACCAAATGCAGATCTTATGCCAAGTGGTGTAAAATGGATAAAAGATAAAGTTATGGAGTTTGATCCAGACAATAATCAAGTTATAACTGCAAAAAATGGAAAAATAAAATATGACTTTTTAGTTGTAGCTGTTGGAATTTCATATCAATATGAGCAAATTGAAGGCTTAACGAAAGATATGCTTGGTAAAAATGGTATTGCAAGTGTATATCTTAACGATCCTGAAACTGGAAGCGTTAAAGGTGGAGAGATAACTTGGGCTTGGTTTAATCAAATGAGAGATGCTGCTAAAAAGGCAAGTAAAGAAAAACCTATAAATGTTATCTGTACTCAGCCAAATACTCCAATTAAATGTGGTGGTGCTCCTCAAAAAATTCTTTATTTAAGTAACGATTTCTTAAGAGGAAATGGCCCAGTTGGCGGCGAAGATGTTCATATGAATGCGAAATTTTATTTTACAAAAGGAAAAGGCAGTAAACTATTTGGAATTAAAGAATATAATGAAACTTTGACAAATATTGTTCAACCAATGTATGGAAATATTGAAAACAAATGGAATCATAATCTTGTTAAAATTGATGCAAATAAAAAAATAGCTACTTTTCATCATACATATCAAGTAAAAGGTGAATGGGATCCAGATCTTGAAGAGTATGAGATGATTACAAAAGAAGAGATGGTAGAAATGCCTTACGATTTTATACATATCGTTCCTCCAATGAGTGCATCAAATGAATTTAAAACATCTCCTCTTGCATGGCAAAAAGGAACTGGTAAGGGTTGGATGGAAGCAGATATGTATACATTGCAACATAGAAGATATAAAAATGTTTTTGGAATAGGTGATGTTCTTGGTATTCCTAAAGGAAAAACTGGTGGTAGTGCAAGACACCATGGACCAATATTGCAAGAAAACCTTATATCTGTAATGGAAGGAAAAGAGCCAACAGCTAAATTTGATGGTTATACTGTTTGTCCATTAAAAACTCAATATGGAAAAATTATGCTTGCTGAATTTAACTATGGAACAAAACCAGCTCCATCTTTTCCTATCTTAGATCCAGCAAAACCAAGATGGATTTGGTGGGCATTTGACTTATATATGTTAAAACCTATGTATTGGCACCTAATGATGAGAGGATTAATGTAA
- the recJ gene encoding single-stranded-DNA-specific exonuclease RecJ, with translation MIKLTKKKIYEILLKRFEEGFVKLSSLPSPHSLKDAKKASLRVKKAIENREKIAIVGDYDVDGVVSTSIMKEFFEIIDYPVTIKIPNRFKDGYGISRSIIEKLDCDLIITVDNGISAIDAANYCKEKGIDLIITDHHTPSKNLPDAYAIINPKQDSCNFEYPDICGAQVAWFFIAQLKKELNINIDMKRFLDILAIAIIADVMPLKHINRSLVQAGIKYFQKSQRPSIEFLRKTLKKNEFNAEDFGFVIAPILNSAGRMDDASIALKFLTSKNSLESSVYYGRLLALNSQRKMEEKRVFQEAISQIDDKNFICAVGEDWNEGVVGIVAARLVSKYKKPSFVLTKSEEFYKGSGRSFANVDLFSLLDKNREYLEKFGGHKKAAGLTIKPENLDIFKREFENSIKKLKKEDWIESDEVMGELEFSEVDWELLKILESFAPYGESNPMPKFAAYNVEVIESRMVGENGDHLLMTLRQEDRFFKAIKFRQIENINKNYIDIIYYPIKNIFNDNIYIQLNILKIL, from the coding sequence ATGATTAAATTAACAAAAAAGAAAATTTATGAGATTCTTTTAAAAAGATTTGAAGAGGGATTTGTAAAACTCTCTTCTCTTCCATCTCCACACAGTTTAAAAGATGCTAAAAAAGCCTCTTTAAGAGTGAAAAAAGCGATAGAAAATAGAGAAAAAATAGCTATTGTTGGTGATTATGATGTTGATGGTGTTGTCTCTACATCTATAATGAAAGAGTTCTTTGAGATTATAGATTATCCAGTGACTATAAAAATTCCAAATAGATTTAAAGATGGATATGGAATAAGCAGATCAATTATAGAAAAGCTTGATTGTGATTTAATAATCACTGTAGATAATGGAATTAGTGCCATTGATGCAGCTAATTATTGTAAAGAAAAAGGAATTGATCTTATCATTACAGACCATCATACACCTTCAAAAAATCTACCTGATGCTTACGCAATAATTAATCCAAAACAAGACTCTTGTAATTTTGAATATCCAGATATTTGTGGAGCCCAAGTTGCTTGGTTTTTTATTGCTCAATTAAAAAAAGAGCTAAATATTAATATTGATATGAAAAGATTTTTAGATATTTTAGCAATAGCAATAATTGCTGATGTAATGCCTCTAAAGCATATAAATAGATCTTTAGTTCAAGCTGGAATTAAATATTTTCAAAAAAGCCAAAGGCCCTCTATTGAGTTTTTAAGAAAAACCTTGAAAAAAAATGAATTTAATGCTGAAGATTTTGGTTTTGTAATAGCTCCGATTTTAAATAGTGCTGGAAGAATGGATGATGCATCAATTGCTTTAAAATTTTTAACAAGTAAAAATAGTTTAGAAAGCTCAGTCTATTATGGTAGGCTTCTTGCATTAAATAGTCAAAGAAAAATGGAAGAAAAAAGAGTTTTTCAGGAAGCTATAAGTCAAATTGATGATAAAAATTTTATATGTGCAGTTGGGGAAGATTGGAATGAAGGAGTAGTAGGGATAGTAGCAGCAAGACTTGTTTCAAAATATAAAAAACCCTCTTTTGTTTTAACTAAAAGTGAAGAGTTTTATAAAGGAAGTGGTAGGAGCTTTGCTAATGTAGATCTTTTTTCACTACTTGATAAAAATAGAGAATATTTAGAAAAATTTGGTGGTCATAAAAAAGCTGCTGGACTAACTATAAAACCAGAAAATTTAGATATTTTTAAAAGAGAGTTTGAAAATTCAATAAAAAAATTAAAAAAAGAGGATTGGATAGAGAGTGATGAAGTTATGGGTGAGCTTGAATTTAGCGAAGTTGACTGGGAACTTTTAAAAATTTTAGAAAGCTTTGCACCATATGGCGAGAGTAATCCAATGCCTAAATTTGCTGCATACAATGTAGAAGTAATAGAATCAAGAATGGTAGGAGAAAATGGTGACCATTTACTTATGACACTAAGACAAGAAGATAGATTTTTTAAAGCAATAAAATTTAGACAAATAGAAAATATAAATAAAAATTATATTGATATTATCTATTATCCTATTAAAAATATATTTAATGATAATATTTATATTCAATTAAATATACTAAAAATTCTGTGA
- a CDS encoding NifB/NifX family molybdenum-iron cluster-binding protein: MLIAIPVKFNKENPPISPLFGHAKYFAFIKDNEIKIEENPYDGGVQVVNWLLEKEVDVIITQHIGLKPFVLLHNEGVKCYFGGDGRILLKDAIENFKKGNLEEINEENIEKFARHQHRH; encoded by the coding sequence ATGCTTATAGCAATACCAGTTAAATTTAATAAAGAAAACCCTCCAATATCTCCGCTTTTTGGCCATGCTAAATATTTTGCTTTTATAAAAGATAATGAAATTAAAATAGAAGAGAATCCATATGATGGTGGAGTGCAAGTAGTAAATTGGCTTTTGGAAAAGGAAGTTGATGTAATTATCACTCAACATATCGGCTTAAAGCCTTTTGTACTACTTCATAATGAGGGAGTTAAATGCTATTTCGGCGGAGATGGAAGGATTTTATTAAAAGATGCAATAGAAAATTTTAAAAAAGGAAATTTAGAAGAGATAAATGAAGAAAATATTGAAAAATTTGCAAGACATCAGCATAGGCATTAA
- a CDS encoding M48 family metallopeptidase, with the protein MDIKYKIIKERRKSLKLFIKDGAVIIKAPSFINRETIDNFVKKHLFWIKINLENYEKNRKIFKEGEKFLFFGKEYPLLIKKGVKKVVFDNAFYIDNENFDKENLIDFYKKEAKEYIEKRVIYFAKNFNLSFNNIKINSAQKRWGSCSSKNNLNFSYRLIMCPKEVIDYVIIHELSHLTHFNHSKDFWTLVSKRCPNYKYCEKWLFENYLKTIF; encoded by the coding sequence TTGGATATTAAATACAAAATTATAAAAGAGAGAAGAAAAAGTTTAAAACTATTTATAAAAGATGGAGCTGTTATTATTAAAGCTCCATCTTTTATAAATAGAGAAACTATCGACAATTTTGTTAAAAAGCATCTTTTTTGGATAAAAATCAATTTAGAAAATTATGAAAAAAATAGAAAAATATTTAAAGAGGGAGAGAAATTTTTATTTTTTGGAAAAGAGTACCCTCTATTAATAAAAAAAGGTGTTAAAAAAGTAGTTTTTGATAATGCATTTTATATTGATAATGAAAATTTTGATAAAGAAAACCTAATAGATTTTTATAAAAAAGAGGCAAAAGAATATATTGAAAAAAGAGTTATATATTTTGCTAAAAATTTTAATCTCTCTTTTAATAATATAAAAATAAATTCTGCTCAAAAAAGATGGGGAAGCTGTAGCAGTAAAAATAATCTTAACTTTTCTTATCGTCTTATAATGTGTCCAAAAGAGGTAATTGATTATGTCATTATTCATGAGCTTTCCCATTTGACACATTTTAACCATTCAAAGGATTTTTGGACATTGGTGTCTAAAAGGTGTCCAAATTATAAATATTGTGAAAAATGGCTTTTTGAAAACTATCTAAAAACTATTTTTTGA
- a CDS encoding NAD(P)/FAD-dependent oxidoreductase, with amino-acid sequence MKKVLVLGGGFAGVEAAIFLRKEGFEVDLVSPRPYMYIYPTSIWVPVYDAEFADVCIPMEDLSKVHGFNWIKDEVVKIEAKNKKAICKNGEYSGDYLVIAIGAGKVKVEGSENYLSICGDPEDAIKMRDKIDELVTEKRGGKIAMGFGGNPKDSSAVRGGPAFEMMFNVHNYLKKKGLRDRFELTFFATMAEPGKRLGPQALKMMDIFFNKLNIKKHFGKKIKRFEKDRIVFEDDSILESDFTMFIPANAGHPVFKESDLPLSEAGFVLVDEYCEVKDIPGVYAVGDSAYIEGPQWRAKQGHIAEVMARNTANNIAVSSGVKVGKLESYIEHLNIICVMDSGDGAAFVYRDDKRGIMLPMPLVGHWLKKGWGWYCKNSKLNKIPRLPGL; translated from the coding sequence ATGAAAAAAGTATTGGTTTTAGGTGGAGGATTTGCGGGAGTTGAAGCTGCTATCTTTTTAAGAAAAGAGGGTTTTGAAGTTGATCTTGTTTCGCCAAGACCATATATGTATATATATCCAACTTCTATTTGGGTTCCTGTATATGATGCTGAATTTGCAGATGTATGTATTCCAATGGAAGATTTATCAAAAGTTCATGGATTTAATTGGATAAAAGATGAAGTAGTAAAAATAGAGGCAAAAAATAAAAAAGCAATCTGTAAAAATGGTGAATATAGTGGTGATTATTTAGTTATTGCTATTGGAGCTGGAAAAGTCAAAGTTGAGGGAAGCGAAAATTATCTCTCAATATGTGGTGATCCTGAAGATGCAATAAAAATGAGAGATAAAATAGATGAGCTTGTTACTGAAAAAAGAGGCGGAAAAATTGCAATGGGATTTGGTGGAAATCCAAAAGATAGCTCAGCAGTTAGAGGTGGGCCTGCTTTTGAAATGATGTTTAATGTTCATAACTATTTAAAGAAAAAAGGACTTCGAGATAGATTTGAGTTAACCTTTTTTGCAACAATGGCAGAGCCTGGAAAAAGACTTGGTCCACAAGCACTTAAAATGATGGATATATTTTTCAATAAATTAAATATAAAAAAACATTTTGGAAAAAAGATAAAAAGATTTGAAAAAGATAGAATAGTTTTTGAAGATGATTCTATTTTAGAGAGTGATTTTACTATGTTTATTCCTGCAAATGCGGGACATCCTGTATTTAAAGAGAGTGATCTTCCTTTAAGTGAAGCTGGATTTGTTTTGGTTGATGAGTATTGTGAAGTAAAAGATATTCCTGGTGTTTATGCAGTAGGTGATAGTGCATATATCGAAGGTCCACAATGGAGAGCAAAACAGGGCCATATTGCTGAAGTTATGGCAAGAAATACAGCAAATAATATTGCAGTATCAAGTGGTGTTAAAGTTGGTAAATTGGAAAGTTATATAGAACATCTAAATATTATCTGTGTTATGGATAGCGGTGATGGAGCAGCATTTGTTTATAGAGATGATAAACGAGGAATCATGCTTCCTATGCCATTAGTTGGTCATTGGCTTAAAAAGGGATGGGGATGGTATTGTAAAAATTCAAAACTAAATAAAATACCAAGGCTTCCAGGTTTATAA